GCACGAGTTGAACAGAACGTGCCATATGACGACATCGTCGAAGGTCTGGTGATGGCAGAAAGCCGTGATCCTGGCGAATCGTACGAAGACTATTGCACAAACATGAGCCGTCTGTATCACAAGGATTCCGACTACTCGCAGGCCGACCGCCAGTCGCTGCCACACTATTGGGCACGACGCAACTTCCAACAGATGGAAGATCGCGTGATCGGTTTTTCTTACACGTTCCTTGGTCTGCGAATTCAGTGTGCTCAATGCCACAAGCATCCGTTTGACCAGTGGACGCAGGACGACTTCAAGGGTTTCCAGGGATTCTTTACTGGTGTCGTCGGGCGAAACAACAACGCCCGGCCGGACAGCAGGAAAGACTACACCGCAATGCTGGCCAAATTCGAGACAGGTAATTTGAAAGGCAACCAGCTGCGTCGTGAACTCGGCAAAATGCTGCAGAAGGGCGAAACGGTTCCATTCGGCGAGGTCTACACAACTCCGCCACCAAAACTCGTTGTTCAGGAACGCAACGGCAAGAAACGCAAAGTCCGAAAGGGTGGCGGACGTACCGCCACAAGCGCTCGGCTGCTGGGCGAAGAGGAGATCGATCTGACACAGTACGAAGATGTGCGAGAACCGCTGATGGCCTGGCTGCGTTCGCCGACCAATCCGATGTTTTCCAAGGCGTTTGTTAACCGAGTCTGGGCGAGCTACTTCAATGCGGGCATCGTGAATCCACCGGACGACCTGAACCTGGCAAATCCACCCAGCAACGCGCCACTGCTGCAATATCTGGCCGATGGTTTCATCGCTCATGACTTTGACATGAAGTGGCTGCATCGGGAAATTCTCAACAGCCGCACGTACCAACTTAGCTGGAAGCCCAACGACACCAACCGTCTGGACGAACGCAACTTTTCTCGAGCAGTGCCGCGTCGCCTGCCCGCCGAAATTGCGTGGGACATGGTTTCACAGGCCGTCAGCAACGACGAGAAATATGCACGCTTCACCAGCAGCAATGATGGCCGAGCGGTCGCGATTCCGGGAGCTGGAACTCGCTACCGCAACGATCGCACCGGTGCTGCTTACGCGTTGACGATTTTCGGACGTTCAATTCGCGAAAGTAATTGCGACTGCGATCGGTCCGAAGAACCCAGCCTGCTGCAAACCATATTCTTGCGGAACGATGGCCAGGTGCTGGACATGCTCGACAGCCGAGACGGCTGGCTGGCTCAGGTCGCCAAAGAAAACGGCGTGGCCTTCAACGCCAAGTCGCCGTCGCAGTCTGATCGAGCGGCCAAAGCGAAGGCAGAACAACTCCGCCGTACGTATGCCAACCGCGTGAAAGCTCAGCAGCAGGCCATCAACAAACTGAAAAAACAGGACGGCGATGAAGCAAAGATCGCTCGCCTGGAAGCGACACTCGCAAAACAGAAGCAAAAGTGGCGTAAATTTCTTAGACCGGCGGACGCCGAAGGTCCTGCAGCATCGAAGCAGGCGAACGAAAACCAATCCATTGATGTTGCGAAGGCAGTCACGGACGCGTATCTCAGAACGCTCAGCCGTCCGCCAACCGACGACGAAGCAGCCACGGCAGCTGAATTCATCACCGATGCGAAGGATCCACTTGAAGGGCTTCGCGGCGTGATGTGGGCGTTGCTGAATACAAAAGAATTTATTGTGAATCATTAACTCCACTTCTCGCTGCGAAGTCAGCGCTTCGTTTACCCCGCAGCCAAAAGCGCAGGCGTTGCGGGAAACAGCTGTGTTGCAGCAAGACGGAAGACCTGCGAACACCCTCACAAGACACCTGCGCCTTCGGCTGTGGGTTCAACGATCTGCGACCACGACAACATTCCAACAGGACAAACAATCATGGCATTTTTCCGAACATGTGACGGTGTCGGCCGACGTGACTTTCTGCGAGCTGGTGTGGCCGGCGGTGCCGGACTGACACTCGCCAATTACATGCAGATGTCACACGCCGACCAGATCAATAAGAACGCCAAAGCGAAGTCGGCGATCTTCATCAATCTGAATGGTGGTCCGTCGCACATGGACACCTTCGACCTGAAGCCTGACGCACCGGACGAATATCGTGGTGAGTTCAGTCCGATCCAGACCAACGTCCCCGGAATCTACATTTCCGAACACCTGCCGAAGCTGGCGAAGGTGATGGATAAGTTCTGTATTCTGCGAGGCGTGTCGCACAGCGTGGCGGCTCATCAGCTGGGTACAGAATACGTCAACAGCGGCAATCGCCCGCTGCCGTCGCTCGAATTTCCCGGTTACGGTGCCGTCGTCAGCAAAGAACTGTCTGGCGATCCGGAGCTACCAAAATTCGTCGCGATTCCTCGCAGCGAACAGCGGCCAGGCTATCTGGGCGTGCGATACGCTCCGATGAATACCAGCGCGACGCCTCAGATTGGCAATCCGTTTCGTGTGCGAGGCATGTCGCTCGGCAGCGGGCTGACGGTTGAAGACGTGGAGAAGCGAAATAACCTGCTGAGCAAACTGGACCGCACGTTTGGTGACTTCGAAGATGACAGCCAGTTGCTGGATGGTCTGGGCCAGTTCGGCCAGCAGGCTCACGCGATGATCACCAGTGCCAAGTCGCGCGAAGCGTTTGATGTTTCGAAGGAATCGAAGGAATTCACCGAACCGTTCGGAAGTTCGGGCCTTGGGGCGAGTTGTCTGCTGGCGTTGAGGCTGGTCGAATCCGGCGTTCGGTTCGTCACCGTCACCAACGGCGGCTGGGACACTCACCGCGACAATTGGAACGCTCTGTCAACTCGCCAGTTGCCACCGCTGGACGAATCGCTCGCCGCTCTGTTTGCGGGCCTGGAAACTCGCGGACTGCTGGATTCCACCGTAGTTTACGTGACGGGAGAATTCGGCCGTACGCCGAAAATCAATACCGAACGCAACGGCCGCGACCACTACCCTCGCAACATGTTCATGCTGATGGCAGGTGGCGGCGTCAAGGGCGGACAGGTGTTGGGCGAAAGCGACGAAAAGGGCACGATGCCGAAGAACGAAGGCTTCAGCCCGGACGATGTGGCCGCTTCGTTCTACCATTCGCTGGGCATCAACCACGAACAGGAATACCACACGAACACTGGTCGCCCCGTGATGATCGTCCGCCAGGGGAAAGTTATCCCCGAACTGTTCGCGTAGAATGAATGCTTTCAGGAGCGAACCTTCGCTGGTCTCGTGTCACTTCACCAGCGACAGCACCGGGTCGAAAAACCGTTTGTAGCCGCCCCCACTGATTGAACCGGACAGTGTAATCGCGTCGGCAACGTGAACGTCGCTTCTGCGCCATTCGCCGCCGGAAATCACGCAGTCGTCGCTAAACAGGCCCTTGTCTCGCGTGATCGCGATCGAAGACGTGGACGCCCAAATACCGGAACCGTCCGGCTCTGCAGACACCAGGGCCGCGCGGCGCTGGTGGACATCGTGAGCGTGCTGAATGACGACCAGAGCCAGGCTGTCGTCTCGATGCAAAGTGCCCGCCTGCTTTAGCGACACGCCGTCGAAGATCGCCACAACTTCTTCATCGTCCAGCAACTCGGCCAGGATCGATCGAGCCATCAAGCCATCCAGTTGCGGCAAATCATACGAATCGACGATCCGCAGTTTTAACTCCTGGCGAAAACAATCGTGCAGCAGCGTTTCGGATTCGTCGCGTGTCCGGCGAAAGTAACACGCCGTTTCAATTAATAACTCTTCGACGTGCGGATCGCTTTTCTCCGATCGGATCACACAGGACATCAGCGACTGCAGAAATGTCTTCGTGATTTCTGCCGAAGGGTCCAGATCGGGCGGTTCAAAGCGAACGTCGCTTCGAGCCTCAGCCAGTTCCTGCAACAGCGGGCTGCGGCGAGGCAGGGCGACCGAAGGCATCAGATCGCTGGCCCCCGCCAGGTCAGCCGCAACGTCTGGCTTCAGTTCCAAAGTGGAAACCAGGAATGCGTGAACCGATCGTAAAGCCGCCTCAGCACGTTCATCGGAATGAGCGGTCGAGACCTCGCCCGGTTCGCCAAAATGCAGCTTCAGGTCCAATCGAGATTCCACATCGTTCTGCCATTCACTTCGCACCTCAGGCGTCTGACCGTGAACATGGTTGCGATAAAAGTGCTCCAGGCGTTTTGCGATGTCTTCCCGCGCCGCTCGAGTCAGGCCCGCCGAATCGGCAAGCCGCAGTCCGGCCGCACGGTGGTTGGCGATGCAGCGATACAAGTAGATGCGGTCGTATTCGCTACGCAGCGGCAGAGCCGTGAGTTCTCGAAGAGCGTGCACCAGTGAGTCACGGGAAATCGGAAAGCGGCTGACCAGTTCAGCAAGTTCGCTACCGTAAACCCACGCCGCGTCGCGTTGGCGATATCCGGGCCCGTAAACGTTGGCGACTTCCGTTCCAATAATCGTAATGAAATCGTGCAGTGCCGCGACCGCCTGGCGATCGACGACGTTTTCGACCATCTTCTGAGTCCCGCGGCGTCCGATCTCGCTGGCAAGCCACCATGCGCCGAGCGTTACGGGGTTCGCTCCGGCGACAATTCTTCCGGCATAAGCTGAACGGCTAAGATGCTTTAGCCATGGGGCAACCTGCTGATAAGCGCCGTATCCCTGAATGGCTTTCCGCAGGTAGCCGTGCAATTCGTTGATCGTGTACCGCTTGACGTCCAGAGGAAGTTGTTCCAAAAGCACAAGCGAATGCAGGCAGATGCGGCTAACTGAGCGAGCGAGCTGTTCGAAGCTGGTTTCCAAAAGCGGGTTCGCACTGTTCGGCGAATAAATCCTGGCCACACGCTGAATCAGATCCAGCACCTCGCCACGAATCGTACTCAGATCCACCACGCCATTGACGGTGTAATCATTCTTTCGGATCTTTTCGTAAACGCGTTCTGCTTCGCGTTCCAGCAGCAAATTGACTTGCTGATCCTGCGCTGAGAACTGCGCACTGGTCGAATGTTCCACCAACGCCTTGTGGTCACACGCGGGATATTCGGCCAGTTCCTGAAAGCGAGCAGATCGTTCCAGCAGGTCGCGGTTGCGTTCTTCAATCCGGCTGGACTGAGTTTGAAACACGGCCGCCTGAGCCTTCTGCCAGCGTTCGAATTCTTCACGTTCCTGCTGAAGGTTTTCTCGTTCTGCCGCGAGTGTACCAGCAGGCGCGGCTGTCTTCGCACGAAGGAAATACAGACTCGCCAATCCAACAATGGCCCCGACGCCAACGACCCATTTCCCAACCGCCGGTGACGGCAGCACGAACGCCCCAACCAGTACCGCCACGGTCCCGGCGACGATCAGCGTGATCGCTTTTTGGTTCGATTTCATCTTCATGCAAAACTCATCCCGCCCAAACTGACGTTAGATCCCAACAATCGACCACCATAGCAGATTGGCAAAAAATCACAGACTCCAGCCTCTTCACCGAACAGCAACTTTCCTGGCTGTCGTCCGGGGAAGGCCCGGAAGTGTCCTGAAAACTGCAGACCTTTGCACTGCGATCAACGCTTGACTCGCCCGGTTTCGGCCCCGACACTGTTTTCCTCTGACGCCGGTGGATTATGTTGATGGACCATGCGGCGGTGTACCGGCAGAAGCGACAAACGTAAAGCTCCCCACTCATCGGAAGGCTAATCTCATGACGCACGCAGATTCTTCTCATTCAGACTCCTCCCGCCGCGAGTTTCTGAAAACATCCGCCTGCACAGCCGGGGTCCTCGGCGCCGCGTCCCACCTGGCAGCCAGCGCGGCGGCCACCTCGACCAGCCCGAACGAAAAAATCCGCATCGGCTTCGTTGGCCCAGGCAGCCGTGGTTTTGGAGCTCACGTCAAACGATTAACGATGCTTCAAACGCAAGGTCAGCCGATCGAACTGGTCGCCGTGTGCGATGTGTACAGCGAACATCGCGATCGAGCGGCAAAGCACATCGAAAAAGAAACCGGCCACGCGCCGCAGAAGTACGAAGACTATGTCGAAATGTACGAGAAGGCCAATCTGGATGCCGTCTGTATCGGCACACCAGACCACTGGCACGCGAAACAAACGATTGATGCACTCAACGCCGGCCTGCACGTTTACTGTGAAAAGCCGATGACCAAAACCGTCGAAGAAGCCATCGACGTCATGAAGACATGGCAGAAAAGTGGCCAGGTCATGCAGGTTGGCGTGCAGTCGACCAGCCTTCCGGTTTGGAATCAGGTCAATGATATTCTGACCTCCGGAAAACTCGGCAAAGTGCTGATGTACCAGACGGAATACTTCCGCAATTCGGCCCAGGGCCAGTGGCGGTACTACAAGCTGGACCCACAAATGAACCCCAAAAACATCAACTGGAAAAAATGGTTGGGGGTTGAAGAAGGCCTGGCGGAATACGAAGACTTTGACCGAGCAGTGTATCGTCAATGGCGACGTTTCTGGCCGTACGGATCAGGCATGTTTACCGACCTGTTCGTGCACCGCACGACGACCATGTTAAAAGGTACCGGCCTGCGGTTTCCCGGTCGTGTGGCCGGAGCGGGCGGCCTTTATCTGGAATACGACGGCCGCAGCGTGCCCGACGTCGCGACGGTTGTTGCCGACTTCCCGGAAGGCGTTCAGGGCCTCGTGACCGCCACGATGGCCTGCCAGGACACGCCAATTAAGCAACTTATCCGCGGCCACTTCGGTTCGCTGGTGTTTGGCACCGGCGAACAATTCGAAGGCTTCGACTACATCCCCGAACGACCTCAGGTCACGCGAGACAGTAAGTTGAAGAAGGAACACATCGCGACGACGCCAGTCGTCGACACCACGTACGCTCACTTCAAGAACTGGGTCGAAGCGATGGTCGCCAACGATCCGGCGATGTGCAACAACGACCCGGCATTGGGGGCCGCCGCCATCACCAATGTGATCCTGGGAGCTCGCAGTTATCGCGAAGGAAAGATCTTCCACTTCGACGACAAGACTTACACAATCAGCGACGGCAATTCGTCGTGGGCCGATCAGTGGGAAAAACGTTCGGCCGAACGAGGAACCCCGAACCACATCGCCGGCTGGAAAGCAGGCGACCACGGGAGCGTGCTGGAAGAACCCGACTACATGAAACTCGCCGGCCCATGGAAAAACGGCAAAGACCCATCCGCCGGTTGATTGAGTGCTAAACACTATTCGCACTCTGGAAAGGTTAACCGCGTGCCCCTCGCGCCGCGCAATGCTGTAACCGAGGTTGGCTTAGAGAAACGAAGCCAACGTTGGTTTGCGCGGTGACTACGCCTCAAACTATCACAGTTCCGTTCGAAACGTGAATCCTGGCAAGCTGCAGGCACGCTGGATGCGGCGTCTCATCCGGACGCGGACCGCAATCGCGCGAAACATAAGTCCCCATCACATCTCTCACAAAACAGCCGACTCCATGTCTCATTCAACCACCGCCGCTTTTGTGCTTCGTTGCTCTGGCCTGCTGTTGGTGTGCGCCGCGCAATCTAGTTTATTTGCCGACACGACTACCGAAACACTGGCCGCAAAAATTCAGCCGCTGATCGACAGGCACGATGGTGATGTTGGCGTGTACGTTCAGCACCTGACCAGCGGTGTCAAGTTTCAGCATCGGCCGGACGCCGTCATGCCGACAGCCAGTCTGATCAAGCTGCCAGTGATGATCGAAGCGTATCGTCAGGCTGACGCCGGAACGATCGACCTGGATTCGATGCTAACGTTGCACGACTCCGACAAAGTGCCGGGCTCCGGCATTTTGACAACTCACTTCAGCGATGGAATGCAGCTTAGCCTAAGGGATGCAATTCGGCTGATGATTGCCTATTCCGACAACACGGCCACCAATCTTGTGGTCGACGCGATCGGCATGAAGGCCACGGCTGAAACCATGGAGAAGATGGGGTTTCCGGAAACGAAGCTGCATTCAAAAGTGTACCGAGGCAGCTCGTCCGTGTTTCCGAAACGCAGCCAGCAATACGGGCTGGGCAGCACAACGGCAGCCGACATCGTCGCGTTGCTTCAGCAGTTGCACGAAGGCAAACTGGTGTCGCCGAAAGCGTGCGACGACATGAAAGCACATCTGCTGGCATGCGAAGACAAAAAGAAACTGCCTCGTTTTCTGCCCGCCGGCGTCAAGGTCGCTCACAAGACCGGATCCGTTTCCAAATCTCGCTGCGCTGCCGGACTGATGTACACGCGTAG
This DNA window, taken from Fuerstiella marisgermanici, encodes the following:
- a CDS encoding DUF1549 domain-containing protein is translated as MKANGYVLTTLLLSGFLSAGTYAAESTTDGVATRFSGGTSETPDFQRHVVPLLGKMGCNGRACHGSFQGRGGFRLSLFGYDFKSDHEELTGRVDPETPAESLALQKPLMQIPHEGGQRLKENSWQHRVLLNWIKGDSPGQSNDAAKLTSLEVTPAEIQFSEDGQEVQLQAVAVWSDGTREVVTELCRFQSNDDQVADITDSGLVAAGTSGDTHVVVNYDNAVVPVPVLRPVSDQTGDKYPATPTPTEVDKLVVSKLRKLGMVQSDLCTDEEFLRRVSLDVTGALPTPQEISDFVTDTNSDKRAKKIDELLERPGYTAWWTTKLCDFTGNSDAQLNNVTPIRAAASEQWYDWIHARVEQNVPYDDIVEGLVMAESRDPGESYEDYCTNMSRLYHKDSDYSQADRQSLPHYWARRNFQQMEDRVIGFSYTFLGLRIQCAQCHKHPFDQWTQDDFKGFQGFFTGVVGRNNNARPDSRKDYTAMLAKFETGNLKGNQLRRELGKMLQKGETVPFGEVYTTPPPKLVVQERNGKKRKVRKGGGRTATSARLLGEEEIDLTQYEDVREPLMAWLRSPTNPMFSKAFVNRVWASYFNAGIVNPPDDLNLANPPSNAPLLQYLADGFIAHDFDMKWLHREILNSRTYQLSWKPNDTNRLDERNFSRAVPRRLPAEIAWDMVSQAVSNDEKYARFTSSNDGRAVAIPGAGTRYRNDRTGAAYALTIFGRSIRESNCDCDRSEEPSLLQTIFLRNDGQVLDMLDSRDGWLAQVAKENGVAFNAKSPSQSDRAAKAKAEQLRRTYANRVKAQQQAINKLKKQDGDEAKIARLEATLAKQKQKWRKFLRPADAEGPAASKQANENQSIDVAKAVTDAYLRTLSRPPTDDEAATAAEFITDAKDPLEGLRGVMWALLNTKEFIVNH
- a CDS encoding DUF1501 domain-containing protein; amino-acid sequence: MAFFRTCDGVGRRDFLRAGVAGGAGLTLANYMQMSHADQINKNAKAKSAIFINLNGGPSHMDTFDLKPDAPDEYRGEFSPIQTNVPGIYISEHLPKLAKVMDKFCILRGVSHSVAAHQLGTEYVNSGNRPLPSLEFPGYGAVVSKELSGDPELPKFVAIPRSEQRPGYLGVRYAPMNTSATPQIGNPFRVRGMSLGSGLTVEDVEKRNNLLSKLDRTFGDFEDDSQLLDGLGQFGQQAHAMITSAKSREAFDVSKESKEFTEPFGSSGLGASCLLALRLVESGVRFVTVTNGGWDTHRDNWNALSTRQLPPLDESLAALFAGLETRGLLDSTVVYVTGEFGRTPKINTERNGRDHYPRNMFMLMAGGGVKGGQVLGESDEKGTMPKNEGFSPDDVAASFYHSLGINHEQEYHTNTGRPVMIVRQGKVIPELFA
- a CDS encoding Gfo/Idh/MocA family protein — protein: MTHADSSHSDSSRREFLKTSACTAGVLGAASHLAASAAATSTSPNEKIRIGFVGPGSRGFGAHVKRLTMLQTQGQPIELVAVCDVYSEHRDRAAKHIEKETGHAPQKYEDYVEMYEKANLDAVCIGTPDHWHAKQTIDALNAGLHVYCEKPMTKTVEEAIDVMKTWQKSGQVMQVGVQSTSLPVWNQVNDILTSGKLGKVLMYQTEYFRNSAQGQWRYYKLDPQMNPKNINWKKWLGVEEGLAEYEDFDRAVYRQWRRFWPYGSGMFTDLFVHRTTTMLKGTGLRFPGRVAGAGGLYLEYDGRSVPDVATVVADFPEGVQGLVTATMACQDTPIKQLIRGHFGSLVFGTGEQFEGFDYIPERPQVTRDSKLKKEHIATTPVVDTTYAHFKNWVEAMVANDPAMCNNDPALGAAAITNVILGARSYREGKIFHFDDKTYTISDGNSSWADQWEKRSAERGTPNHIAGWKAGDHGSVLEEPDYMKLAGPWKNGKDPSAG